The sequence below is a genomic window from Mycobacterium sp. ITM-2016-00316.
CCGGCGATGCTCCCGTCGCGACGGGTGGCAACGGCGCGGCCGGGGCGAGCGGTTCTGAAGGCGCCAACGGCGGTGCCGGTGGAGCCGGCGGCGCAGCCGACACCACCGCGGCCGGGGGAACAGCCACCGGCGGCAATGGCGCGGCCGGCGGTAACGGCGGAGCCGGAGCCACCGACGGTGGCGCGGGTGGTGCGGGTGGCGCGGGCACGAGCACCAACGGAGTGGGAACTGGCGGCAACGGCGCCAACGGCGGCAACGGCGGGATCGGCGCCCCGGGCGAGGCCGGCGGCACCGGTAGCGCGGGTGGCACCGGTGGAGCAGGCGCCAATGGCGTCACCACCGGCACCGCAGGCACCGCGGGTGGCAACGCCGGAGCCGGCGGAAACGGCGGCACCGGAGGACTATTCGGTGGCGGCGGAGCCGCGGGCAACGGTGGAACCGGTGGTAGTGGCGGTACCGGCGGCGCAGGCCAGGCCGGCGGCGACGGTGGCACCGGTGGAACCGGTGCCGCAGGTGGCGACGGTGGTACCGGAGCCGCAGGCGGTAACGGCGGCGCCGGCGGGGCCGGTGGCGCGGGCACAGGAGCCGGTGGCACCGGTGTCGGCGGCACGGGTGGCATCGGTGGATCGGGCGCAACCGGTGGCTCCGGCGGCGCAGCGGGCACGGGCGGCGCAGGTGGTGCCGGTGGCACCGGTGGAACGGGTGCCGCAGGTGGCTCCGGTGGTGCGGCCGGCAGCGGTGGCGCAGCCGGTAGTGCAGGCAGCGGTGGGATCTTCGGCCCCGGCGGATCAAGTGGATCCGGCGGACTGAACGGGACCGGCGGCAGCACCGGCGCGACCGGTGCCACCGGCGCGACCGGTGGAACCGGCGCGACGGGTGGCTCCGGCTCTGCAGGCGGCAGCGGTGCCGGCGGCAACGACGGCGCAGATGGAGCTGACGGCGCGTCGTCATAAGTAGCGGCTAGGCCCCTCGGGGCACAGCTCAGACAGACAGTGGGGGCGTCGGCAATCCCGGCGCCCCCATTGCCATTTCCCTTTCATGTCGCAAAAGAGAGGAGCGCCGAATGACGCCCCAGAATGACATCGCAGGCGGCGTTACCGTCGTCGGCGCCACCTCGCACTACCTCACTGAAAAGCACGATGAGACAACGAACATCGAGCAGCATCTGGGCCCCGGTCCCGTGGTGAGCGCTCCTCGCGGTTTGCCGCCGCGGCGCGTCTACAAGAAGTACCTCTGGTTGCTCGGAACCATCGTGCCCGGCGCGGCATTCGCGTCGTGGCTCGCGGTGCAGGCCACGGGAGTACATCTGTTCTGGTGGTTGGGTCCGTTCCTCACCTTCGTGCTCGTCCCGGTCATGGACTACCTGGTGGGTAAGTCGTTGAACGAATCCAGTGAGAACGAGCTGGAATCCATGAACACCGACCCCTTCTATCGCTGGGCGACCGACCTGTACCTGCCGGCGCAGTACCTGTCGTTGGTCTTTGCGTGTTGGTTGTGGGCGGGCGGTGGTTGGCTGCAGATGACGTCCGGCGGCAAGATCGCGCTGATGTTCACGGTGGGAATCATCGGCGGAGTTGCCATCAACGCCGCGCATGAGCTCGGGCATCAGCGTGCGAAAGCCGAGCGACGGCTCGCCAAACTGGCACTCGCACAAACCTGTTACGGCCACTTCTTCGTCGAGCACAATCGGGGGCATCATCTGCGGGTGGCCACTGTGGAGGACCCGGCGAGTTCTCGGTTCGGTGAAAACGTCTACCGGTTTGTGTTCCGGTCGGTCACCGGAGGGGTCCGGTCGGCCTGGGGGTTGGAGCGTCGCCGACTCGCCAGGCTCGGCCGGTCGCCGTGGAGCCTGCGCAATGACGTCGTCAGCGGATGGCTGATCAGCGCGGGGTTGTACCTGGGCTTGGCGGTATGCTTCGGGCCCGGTGTACTGCCCTGGCTGGCCGGGCAAGCGATCATCGGCTTCTGCCTGCTCGAATCGGTGAACTACCTTGAGCATTACGGACTTCGGCGCCAACGGACCGCGGACGGTCGGTATGAGCCCGTCCGTCCGGTGCACAGCTGGAACAGCGACACACTTGTCGCCAACGTGTTCCTGTTCCACCTGCAACGACATTCCGACCACCACGCCAACCCTCGTCGTCGCTATCAAACCTTGCGCCCGTCCGACGAGGCACCGCAGTTGCCGGCGGGCTACGGCACCATGGTTGTCCTGGCTTTGGTTCCGCCGTTGTGGCGTCGCGTGATGGATCCCCGGGTACTCGCACACTATGGCGGAGATGTCCGGCTGGCAGCGCTGGGCCCGCGCGACGCCCGGCTGGGGGAGAGCGCGCATTCCGGAATCGTCGGCCCGGCAAGGCTGTCCGGACCCGCGTGACATTCGTCGGGCGTTCGAGCGCTCAGTGCGTGGATGACATCGGAATCGGTGCGAGCGATGAAATTGTGGCTGCGGTGCGCGGAGTTGGCTTGGCACCGGTTCTCCAACCGATCGTTGTGCTGCCCACCGGAGACGTCATCGGGTTCGAGGCGCTGGCCCGCTGGCCGTCACTGAACATCCCGTGTCCTACCGATGTATTCACCTTCGCCTCCGAGGTTGGACAGTTGGACGACTTGGACCGGCTGTGCGTGGATGCCGCGATCGATACGGCACTGGCTCGGCGGCTGCCACGCGGCACCTTGCTGGCGGTCAACTGCGAGCCGGCAAGCCCCTATTGCGGACCTGCCGGCAACGATCTGCTGGCCCGCGGACGCGATGAGCTGACATTGATGTTCGAACTCACGGAACGCAGCCTGCTCCACCACCCGCACGCGCTGCTGGCGAAGGTGGCTGCGTTGCGCCGAGACGGATTCATGATTGCGCTCGATGATGTTGGTGCGCATCCCGATTCGTTGAGCATGCTCGATATTTTGATGCCCGACGTGATCAAGTTGGACCTGCGCCTGGTGCAGTCCCAACCCCGGCGCGATCAAATACGAACAATCGCCGCCGTCCTGGCGCATCACGAACGAACAGGCGCAACCATCCTCGCCGAAGGGATCGAAAACGACGATCACCTGGAGCAGGCCCTGGCCCTGGGCGCCACCCTGGGCCAGGGATACAAGTACTGGACTACCGGATCCGGTGACGTTGTTCACCGATGGTCACCACCTGAAAAGGCTCCGCCGCCCCAGCTGTTGCCGAAGTCGCCTTTCGACCTGCTCGCCAGCGACGCACCGCTGCGTACTGCTCGCAAAGAAATTCTGACGGCCCTGTCGCGGCACATCGAGGACCAGGCAATCCACACTGCGGACCCGCCGATAGTGCTGAGCACCCTGCAAGACGCTCGATACCTGACCGCGGGGACCACGCGACGCTACCTGCGGCTGGCGCAAAGATCGCCGCTGGTGGCAATTTTCGGTCAAGAGCTTCCAACGGACCTGGGCTCCGGGATCCGCGGCGTTGCCCTCAGCGAGTCAGATCCGCTGTGCAGTGAATGGACCGTGGTGGCACTGGGAGCCCAAACCGCCGTCGCGCTCATTGCCCGCGAGGGGCCGGATCTCCAAGGCGGGCCCGACCGGGACCGGCGTTTCGAGTTCACCATCACCTACAACCGCTCCCTGGTCACCGCCGTCGCACGCACGCTGCTGGACCGGATGCTCTAGGTGCCTCGCCGGACGGTCGATGCGCTGCCCCGGCGCAGCGTCAGTTGCTGAAAACGGCCCTGCCGTGGCGCGCGGTCGCTTAGCCTCCACATGACATCGCGTGTTGTCAGGGCGTAGGGGGTCGGCGTTGCAGGCTGCAGAGCGCAAGAACGTCAGATCGTTGCGGTACGTCGTGGCGGCGGTGCTGATGAGCGCGGGACTTGTCGTCGCACCCGTGCATGGGGTGGCGTGGGCCGATGACACCGGGTCGACGTCCTCGACCTCCGCCGGCCCGGATGCTGCCGGGAAACCGGATCCGTCCGACGAGCCCAAGGATCGCTCCGAGCCGGACACGCCGGATACCGACACACCCGAAACCGGAGCCGACAAGCCGGGCATATCGCTCACCGAACCGAGGACAGCGCCCAAGCGCGCGGGCTCCGGGGCCAAGCTGGACCGTGACCGGCCGCTCACCACCCGCCGGGTCGAACGGTCGGTCCGCACCCCGCGGGCCGTGAGCAGCGGCGCGACCACTGCCGTGCTGACCATCGAAGCCCCGGCGCTGCAGCCCGCGCTGACCGCACAGACCGCGGCACCGACGGTGGTCGGTGCTCTCGCCTCCGCTGTCGAGGTGACCACACCCACGCCGCCGAAGCCGCTGTCCCCGATCGCCAGGGCGCTGAGCTGCCCGGTCGCGTCATCAACGCCGTGCTGCAGTTCCTCGACTTCACCGCGAGCGCGAGCGGCCCCCGTAGCCCGTTCAACATCGCGCCGATCAACGATCTGTTGTTCGCTGCGTTCCGCGAAGTGGAGCGACTGGTCGGGTTGCACCGCACGCCGGCCGTGCAGCCAGTGCTGCCCACCATGACCTACACCGGACCGACCGACCGACCGACCCCGACGGTGGCGCAGTTCCTCAACGCATCGACGGCCGCGTACGGCTGGGGGACCGCGCCCGGCGGGCTGGTGCCGTTGACCGCCAACGGATTCCAGATGCAGTCGACCAACATGTTCTCCGGCATGTCGGGCAAGGCCTGGGTGACCCCGGAGGGGCAGGTCATCATCGCCTACCAGGGCACCAGTGGCGGGACGAACCTGTTGGTCAACCCGCTGATCACGTTGGCCCAAGTGGCCGCCGATATGCAGGTCATCCTCACCGGCACAACCCCCTTGGCCTTCTACGACGCGCTTCGCTTCGCGCGGCGGGTGCAGGAGGAGGCGGCTCTGCAGGGCTACGCGGCCGACGATGTGTTCGTCACCGGTCACTCGCTGGGCGGCTGGGAGGCGCAGTTCGTCGCGCAGCGAACCGGCCTGGCCGGGATCGGCTTCGAATCACCCGGACTGAACACCAAGGTCGCGGGCAACGGTGCCGACTCCAATTTCGTCAACGTCGCCCAGTACGGCAGCCCGGCGGCGTTCATGGCCACGGATCTGCCTGGGCTGCAACCGTTCTTCCCCGCGTATGTGCCCGGCGGCGGTGCCAAACCGCACTACGGTCCGATCGTGTTGATCGGCGACCGTGAGGCGATGAATCCGATGGTCAACGCCGCGGCGATGTGGGGTAAGAGCCTGATCGGCAGCCTGGTCTTCGCGGTCGACTTCCTCGGCAACTTCTTCCAGTACCACCTGATGGGGGTGCAGGCGTATCACCTCGACGTCGATCCCGACCCGGGCGTGGTGCCGTGGCTGGGGACGCGGCGGGGCACGGTGCACATCGGGTACGGCGAGTTGACCATCCAGCAGTTGCTGAAAGCCGCATCGGACGACGGAATTCTGATCAACCCCTGACCCGCCGATTTGGCGACGTGGGCGTTAATTACAGGAATGTTTCCTGTCAATTGTCTGAGAGACCAGAAAATTTACGGAGTTTGGGCTGCGTTCTCCCAAGTTTCCGTCCAAGATGGCTACCCGAATCGCTTTTGAAGCGTCGACGCGGACGGGACTCGCCCGAGCCGCGAACCTAGGGAGCCAGATGAGCAAGCTGCGCACAGCCCTGCGCAAGACGATTGTCATGTCCGGTATCTGCGCCGTCGCCGTGTTCGGCGTCGCCGCATGTGGCGGCGACGAAGCATCCGACGCATCGGGCGGGGGCGAAATCAACATCACGATGACGTCGTTCCCCGACTACATCGACCCGCAGCTGTCCTACACTCTCGAAGGGTGGGAGGCGCTCTACAACACCTACACGCCGCTGCTGACCTACAAGCATGCGAAGGGCGAAGAGGGCACCGCGGTGGTGCCGGGGCTGGCCGAGGGGATGCCCGAGATCTCGCCCGACGGGAAAACCTACAAGCTCAAGCTGCGGCAGGGGATGAAGTACTCCGACGGCAGCCCCATCAAGGCGTCGGACTTCACCTACGCCATCCAGCGACTGTTCAAGGCCGACTCCGGTGGCTCGGTGTTCTACAGCGGCATCGTCGGGGCGCCCGAATACGCAGAGGGGACAGCCGACAGCATCTCCGGCATCGTCACCGACGACGCCACCGGTGACATCACCATCACGCTGGACGGCCCGAACGGCACCTTCGAGAACGTCTTGGGACTGCCGTTCGCGGCGCCCGTACCACCGAGCACCCCGTTGTCCGATGACGCGACCAACAATCCGCCCGCATCCAGCGGCCCGTTCATGATCACGAGTGTCGAAGCGCCGCAGACCCTGACGATGGAGCGCAACCCGAACTTCCAGACCGTCCTGGATGCCGGCGCCACCGAGGTCGCCGACGCGAACGTCGACAAGATCATCGTGACTCAGAACAAGAGCAACACCGCCCAGGTCACCGGTGTCGAACAGAACACCATCGACTTCATGGTCGACCCACCGGATGCGGACCGCCTGCAGGAGGTGAAAACCCGCTTCGGCGACCGTTTCCGGATGGAGGAGTCGATCAACACCTACTACTTCTGGATGAACAACCAGACCGCACCGTTCAACGATGTGCGGGTACGTCAGGCGGTCAACTACGCCATCGACCCGGAGGCGCTCAACCGGGTGTTCGGCGGGCGCATGCATCCGACGCAGCAGATCCTGCCGCCGGGCATGCCGGGCTACGAGGAGTACAAACTCTATCCGGGACCCGATATGGACAAGGCAAAAGCACTTCTGGCCGAGGCCAATCCGGCCGATCGGGATATCACGGTGTGGACCAACGACGAGCCCGACCGCAAACGTATCGGCGAGTACTACCACGATGTGCTCAACCAGTTGGGCTTCAACGCGACGCTGAAGGTGATCGCCGGTGACGTCTACTTCACCACGATCGGCAACCAGTCCACACCGGATCTGGACACCGGTTTCGGAAACTGGTTCCAGGACTTCCCGCACCCCGACGACTTCTTCCGACCGCTGCTCAACAGCGACGCGATCCTGCCCACCAACGGCAACAACTTCTCCCGGGCGTCCTACCCGGAGCTGGACGTCAAGATGGATGAGCTGTTGACCAGGCAGCTCACCGAGGGCGACACCGAGGCGCAGTACGCGGCGCTGGACAAGGCCTATATGGAGCAGGCGGCCTGGGCGCCCTACGGGAACGAGCAGTTCACCACGTTCGTCTCCGACCGGATCGACTTCGACAAGGCCTACCACCATCTCCTGTTCAACCAGGACTGGTCGGCGCTGGCCCTGAAGTAGGGATGGCCACCCCTACCGACGCCGTCGAAGCGCCCGGGGACCCCGTACTTCCGGCAGGGGCCCCCGCGGCGCAGATCCGGGGCCGAAGCCCCTGGTATCTGGCGTGGCTTCGGCTGCGGCGCAACAAAGTCAGCCTCGCCTTCGGCGGCCTGTTCATCCTGATCGTGCTGTTCTGCCTGGCGGCCCCGCTGTGGGCCGACCAGGTGGCGCACACCGGGCCCAACGAGAACCACATCACCGACACGATGATGATCGACGGACAGCAGGTCGACATCGTCTCACCCGACGGCACCCCGATCGGGCCGGGCCTGCACGGACGGTATCTGCTGGGTGCGGACCAGAACGGCCGAGATGTGATGGTGCGCCTCATGTACGGCGGGCGGACGTCCATCTACATCGGCGTGGCGGCCGCGGCCATCACCACGGTGCTGGCCGTTGTGGTCGGGCTGCTGTGCGGCTTCTACCGCGGGTGGATCGACGCCACGCTGTCGCGGGTGATGGACGTGGTGTGGGCATTTCCGGTACTGCTGCTCGGCATCGCGCTGGGCACTGCGCTTGCCCTGGGCGGGTTGAAGATCGGCGCGCTGGAGGTGGCCGGCGACTCGCTGTGGATTCCGATCATGATCATCGGGCTGGTCTACGTGCCCTATATGGCCCGTCCCATCCGTGGCGAGATCCTGGCGCTGCGGGAGAAGGAATTCGTGGAGGCGGCGGTGGCGCAGGGCAAGGGCCCGGTGCGGATCGTGGTCAGCGAGCTGCTACCCAACGTGATGTCGACCATCATCGTGTTCTTCACCCTCAACATCGCCAACAACATGCTGCTGGAATCGGCGCTGTCGTTCCTGGGTGCGGGCGTACGGGCCCCGAACGCCTCGTGGGGCACCATGATCGCCGACGGCTACCAGACCATCTACACCGCCCCCCACCTGACCATCGTGCCCGGACTGATGATCGTGCTGACGGTGTTGTCGCTCAACGTATTCGGGGACGGCCTGCGAGATGCGCTGGATCCGCGCGCCAAGATCCGGTTGGAGCACTGACATGCTGCGTTTCGTGATCCGACGCCTCGCCGGAATGGTCGGTGTGCTGTTCGCCATTTCGGTGCTGGTGTTCCTGATCTTCAACGTGATTCCCAACTCCGACCCGGCGGCGCGCATCGCGGGTAAGAATGCCGACCCGGAGCTGATCGCCAGGGTCAGTGCCGATCTGGGGCTCGATCAGCCGCTGTATGTGCAGTACCTGACGATGATGAAGCAGATCTTCACCGGTCAACTGACGTCCTATGCCAGCTCACAGAACGTCGTCGAGCAGATCTGGAAGGGCCTGCCCGCCACCCTGTCGCTCTGCATCGGCGCCGCCGTGCTGTGGATGGCGCTGGCCATCTGGTTCGGATATCTCAGCGCCGTGCATGCCGGCAAGTTCACCGACCGTGCGCTGACCATCCTGTCCTTGGTGGGAATTTCGATGCCGGTGTTCTGGTTGGCCGCAATCCTGTTGTACTACTTGAGTTTCAAGGCCGAGCTGTTTCCCACCAGTAGTTACGTGCCGCTCACCAAGGATCCGCTGGACTGGGCGTATCACCTGATCCTGCCGTGGCTGACGTTGGCGGTGCTCTACGTCGGTTTCTACAGTCGGGTACTGCGGTCCAACATG
It includes:
- a CDS encoding EAL domain-containing protein; the encoded protein is MDDIGIGASDEIVAAVRGVGLAPVLQPIVVLPTGDVIGFEALARWPSLNIPCPTDVFTFASEVGQLDDLDRLCVDAAIDTALARRLPRGTLLAVNCEPASPYCGPAGNDLLARGRDELTLMFELTERSLLHHPHALLAKVAALRRDGFMIALDDVGAHPDSLSMLDILMPDVIKLDLRLVQSQPRRDQIRTIAAVLAHHERTGATILAEGIENDDHLEQALALGATLGQGYKYWTTGSGDVVHRWSPPEKAPPPQLLPKSPFDLLASDAPLRTARKEILTALSRHIEDQAIHTADPPIVLSTLQDARYLTAGTTRRYLRLAQRSPLVAIFGQELPTDLGSGIRGVALSESDPLCSEWTVVALGAQTAVALIAREGPDLQGGPDRDRRFEFTITYNRSLVTAVARTLLDRML
- a CDS encoding ABC transporter permease — translated: MATPTDAVEAPGDPVLPAGAPAAQIRGRSPWYLAWLRLRRNKVSLAFGGLFILIVLFCLAAPLWADQVAHTGPNENHITDTMMIDGQQVDIVSPDGTPIGPGLHGRYLLGADQNGRDVMVRLMYGGRTSIYIGVAAAAITTVLAVVVGLLCGFYRGWIDATLSRVMDVVWAFPVLLLGIALGTALALGGLKIGALEVAGDSLWIPIMIIGLVYVPYMARPIRGEILALREKEFVEAAVAQGKGPVRIVVSELLPNVMSTIIVFFTLNIANNMLLESALSFLGAGVRAPNASWGTMIADGYQTIYTAPHLTIVPGLMIVLTVLSLNVFGDGLRDALDPRAKIRLEH
- a CDS encoding ABC transporter permease encodes the protein MLRFVIRRLAGMVGVLFAISVLVFLIFNVIPNSDPAARIAGKNADPELIARVSADLGLDQPLYVQYLTMMKQIFTGQLTSYASSQNVVEQIWKGLPATLSLCIGAAVLWMALAIWFGYLSAVHAGKFTDRALTILSLVGISMPVFWLAAILLYYLSFKAELFPTSSYVPLTKDPLDWAYHLILPWLTLAVLYVGFYSRVLRSNMLDVMNDDHVRTARAKGISERQVRIKHVLRNSMIPIVTLFGLDFGAVVGGGAILTETVFNLNGVGLYAGQAIGSLDLPPLIGVTMFGAFFIVLFNTLVDVAYAFLDPRIRLGEAAPV
- a CDS encoding alkane 1-monooxygenase; amino-acid sequence: MTPQNDIAGGVTVVGATSHYLTEKHDETTNIEQHLGPGPVVSAPRGLPPRRVYKKYLWLLGTIVPGAAFASWLAVQATGVHLFWWLGPFLTFVLVPVMDYLVGKSLNESSENELESMNTDPFYRWATDLYLPAQYLSLVFACWLWAGGGWLQMTSGGKIALMFTVGIIGGVAINAAHELGHQRAKAERRLAKLALAQTCYGHFFVEHNRGHHLRVATVEDPASSRFGENVYRFVFRSVTGGVRSAWGLERRRLARLGRSPWSLRNDVVSGWLISAGLYLGLAVCFGPGVLPWLAGQAIIGFCLLESVNYLEHYGLRRQRTADGRYEPVRPVHSWNSDTLVANVFLFHLQRHSDHHANPRRRYQTLRPSDEAPQLPAGYGTMVVLALVPPLWRRVMDPRVLAHYGGDVRLAALGPRDARLGESAHSGIVGPARLSGPA
- a CDS encoding ABC transporter substrate-binding protein, yielding MSKLRTALRKTIVMSGICAVAVFGVAACGGDEASDASGGGEINITMTSFPDYIDPQLSYTLEGWEALYNTYTPLLTYKHAKGEEGTAVVPGLAEGMPEISPDGKTYKLKLRQGMKYSDGSPIKASDFTYAIQRLFKADSGGSVFYSGIVGAPEYAEGTADSISGIVTDDATGDITITLDGPNGTFENVLGLPFAAPVPPSTPLSDDATNNPPASSGPFMITSVEAPQTLTMERNPNFQTVLDAGATEVADANVDKIIVTQNKSNTAQVTGVEQNTIDFMVDPPDADRLQEVKTRFGDRFRMEESINTYYFWMNNQTAPFNDVRVRQAVNYAIDPEALNRVFGGRMHPTQQILPPGMPGYEEYKLYPGPDMDKAKALLAEANPADRDITVWTNDEPDRKRIGEYYHDVLNQLGFNATLKVIAGDVYFTTIGNQSTPDLDTGFGNWFQDFPHPDDFFRPLLNSDAILPTNGNNFSRASYPELDVKMDELLTRQLTEGDTEAQYAALDKAYMEQAAWAPYGNEQFTTFVSDRIDFDKAYHHLLFNQDWSALALK